The Salinispora tropica CNB-440 genome has a window encoding:
- the gatA gene encoding Asp-tRNA(Asn)/Glu-tRNA(Gln) amidotransferase subunit GatA yields MTDLTSFSAAELAGLVARGESSAVEVTQAHLDRISAVDDRVHAFLHVDTEGALDAARDVDSRRAAGEPLGPLAGVPVAVKDVLTTKGVPTTAGSKILADWRPPYDSTIVRRLRAAGTVMLGKTNMDEFAMGSSTEYSAFGPTHNPWDLSRIPGGSGGGSSAALAAYETPLSIGSDTGGSIRQPGAVTGTVGVKPTYGGTSRYGLVAFSSSLDTPGPCARTVLDAALLHEVIGGHDPLDSTSIPAPVPDVVAAARLGASGDLTGVRLGVVREFAGEGAEPGVLAAFHAAVETLTKLGAEVVEVSCPHFQYALPAYYLIAPSECSSNLARFDGVRFGLRVGDDGIRSLEEVMSATREAGFGPEVKRRVMLGTYALSSGYYDAYYGQAQKVRTLISRDFTTAFEQVDALISPTTPFVAFPVGARTADPYQMYLADLFTIPSNLYGGPGISVPCGLADGLPVGLQVMAPTMADDRMYRVAAALESVVGPFTPPAL; encoded by the coding sequence ATGACCGACCTGACCAGTTTCTCCGCCGCCGAACTCGCCGGCCTGGTGGCGCGGGGCGAGTCCTCGGCGGTCGAGGTCACCCAGGCGCACCTGGACCGGATCTCGGCCGTTGACGACCGGGTGCACGCCTTCCTGCACGTTGACACGGAGGGCGCCCTCGATGCCGCCCGCGACGTGGATTCCCGCCGTGCCGCCGGCGAGCCGCTCGGCCCGCTGGCCGGTGTGCCGGTGGCAGTCAAGGATGTGCTCACCACGAAGGGCGTACCGACCACCGCCGGGTCGAAGATCCTGGCCGACTGGCGCCCGCCCTACGACTCCACGATCGTGCGGCGGCTGCGGGCGGCCGGCACGGTGATGTTGGGCAAGACCAACATGGACGAGTTCGCGATGGGCTCGTCCACCGAGTACTCGGCCTTCGGGCCGACACACAATCCGTGGGACCTGAGTCGGATTCCGGGCGGCTCCGGTGGCGGCAGCTCGGCCGCCCTGGCCGCGTACGAGACGCCACTGTCGATCGGCTCGGACACCGGCGGCTCGATCCGTCAGCCCGGGGCGGTCACCGGCACCGTCGGCGTGAAGCCCACCTACGGGGGGACCTCGCGGTACGGCCTGGTGGCCTTCTCGTCCTCGCTGGACACCCCCGGCCCCTGCGCCCGTACCGTCCTGGATGCCGCGCTGCTGCACGAGGTGATCGGCGGCCACGACCCGCTCGACTCGACCTCGATTCCCGCGCCGGTGCCGGACGTGGTCGCCGCCGCCCGGCTCGGTGCCAGTGGTGACCTGACCGGGGTTCGGCTGGGCGTGGTCCGGGAGTTCGCCGGGGAGGGAGCCGAGCCGGGCGTGCTGGCGGCGTTCCACGCGGCGGTGGAGACGCTCACCAAACTGGGCGCCGAGGTCGTCGAGGTCTCCTGCCCGCACTTCCAGTACGCGCTGCCGGCCTACTACCTGATCGCCCCGAGTGAGTGCTCGTCGAACCTGGCCCGCTTCGACGGTGTCCGGTTCGGCCTGCGGGTCGGTGACGACGGCATCCGGTCGCTGGAAGAGGTCATGTCGGCGACCCGGGAGGCCGGTTTCGGCCCGGAGGTCAAGCGCCGGGTCATGCTCGGCACGTACGCCCTCTCGTCGGGCTACTACGACGCGTACTACGGTCAGGCGCAGAAGGTCCGTACCCTGATCAGCCGGGACTTCACCACCGCCTTCGAGCAGGTTGACGCCCTGATCTCGCCGACGACGCCGTTCGTCGCGTTCCCAGTCGGGGCGCGCACCGCCGACCCGTACCAGATGTATCTGGCCGACCTGTTCACCATTCCGAGCAACCTGTACGGCGGGCCGGGCATCTCGGTGCCCTGTGGCCTCGCCGACGGGCTCCCGGTCGGCCTGCAGGTCATGGCACCGACGATGGCCGACGACCGGATGTACCGGGTCGCGGCCGCGCTGGAGAGCGTCGTCGGCCCGTTCACCCCACCGGCACTGTGA
- the gatB gene encoding Asp-tRNA(Asn)/Glu-tRNA(Gln) amidotransferase subunit GatB — MTTTLPAYDEVVARYEPVIGLETHVELGTNTKMFCGCPTDFGGAPNTRVCPVCLGLPGSLPVANRAAVEATIRIGLALNCSIAEWCRFARKNYYYPDMPKNYQISQYDEPLCVDGYLDVEVDGEPVRISIERVHMEEDTGKTLHVGGATGRIHGATESLVDYNRAGIPLVEIVTKPIPGAGAMAPEVARAYVTELRDVLRSLGVSDVRMEEGSLRCDVNTSLNLPGEQWGTRTETKNVNSLRSVERAVRSEMIRQASVLEGGGRITQETRHFHEDTGDTTSGRSKETATDYRYFPEPDLVPVAPDPTWVAELKAALPELPRLHRRRLQQEWGLSDLDMQSILNAGAVELIEATIAAGATPTAARKWWLGELSRRANEAGVELADIGATPEQVAELQGLVDAGKLTDKLARTVLEHVVAGEGSPAKIMADRNLEVVSDTGALTAAVDEAIAANPAIADKVRGGKVAAAGALVGAVMKTTRGQADAKTVRELILERLGVQG; from the coding sequence ATGACGACGACACTGCCCGCGTACGACGAGGTCGTCGCGCGCTACGAACCGGTGATCGGTCTGGAGACCCACGTCGAGTTGGGCACGAACACCAAGATGTTCTGTGGCTGCCCGACCGACTTCGGTGGAGCGCCGAACACCCGGGTCTGCCCGGTCTGCCTGGGGCTGCCCGGCTCGCTCCCGGTGGCCAACCGGGCGGCCGTGGAGGCGACGATTCGGATCGGCCTCGCGCTGAACTGCTCGATCGCCGAGTGGTGCCGGTTCGCCCGGAAGAACTACTACTACCCGGACATGCCGAAGAACTACCAGATCAGCCAGTACGACGAGCCGCTCTGCGTGGACGGCTACCTGGATGTCGAGGTGGACGGCGAACCGGTGCGGATCAGCATCGAACGAGTGCACATGGAGGAGGACACCGGCAAGACCCTGCACGTGGGCGGGGCCACCGGCCGCATCCACGGTGCGACGGAGTCGCTGGTCGACTACAACCGGGCCGGCATTCCGCTGGTCGAGATCGTCACCAAGCCGATTCCCGGCGCCGGCGCGATGGCACCGGAGGTGGCCCGTGCGTACGTCACCGAGCTGCGCGACGTGCTCCGCTCGCTCGGCGTCTCCGACGTACGGATGGAGGAGGGGTCGTTGCGCTGCGACGTCAACACCTCCCTCAACCTCCCGGGTGAGCAGTGGGGCACCCGTACCGAGACGAAGAACGTCAACTCGCTGCGGTCGGTGGAGCGCGCGGTGCGCTCGGAGATGATCCGGCAGGCGTCGGTGCTCGAGGGAGGCGGCCGGATCACCCAGGAGACCCGGCACTTCCACGAGGACACCGGGGACACCACCTCCGGCCGCTCGAAGGAGACCGCGACCGACTACCGGTACTTCCCGGAGCCGGACCTGGTGCCGGTCGCACCGGACCCGACCTGGGTGGCCGAGTTGAAGGCCGCCCTGCCGGAGTTGCCGCGGCTGCACCGGCGTCGGCTCCAGCAGGAGTGGGGCCTGTCCGACCTGGACATGCAGTCGATCCTGAACGCTGGCGCGGTCGAGCTGATCGAGGCGACCATCGCGGCGGGCGCCACCCCGACCGCCGCCCGCAAGTGGTGGCTGGGCGAGCTGTCCCGGCGGGCCAACGAGGCCGGTGTGGAGCTGGCCGACATCGGCGCCACGCCGGAGCAGGTCGCCGAGTTGCAGGGCCTGGTCGACGCCGGCAAGCTCACCGACAAGCTGGCCCGTACGGTGCTGGAACACGTGGTTGCGGGAGAGGGCTCGCCAGCCAAGATCATGGCCGACCGTAATCTGGAGGTGGTCTCCGACACCGGCGCGCTGACCGCGGCGGTGGACGAGGCTATCGCTGCCAACCCGGCCATCGCCGACAAGGTCCGCGGCGGCAAGGTGGCCGCGGCCGGCGCCCTGGTCGGCGCGGTCATGAAGACCACCCGTGGCCAGGCTGACGCAAAGACCGTGCGTGAGCTGATCCTGGAGCGCCTCGGCGTCCAGGGCTGA
- a CDS encoding metallophosphoesterase family protein, giving the protein MDGQENEQQHSRGGPPPETGWRRRVRLRRQPSDGRSARWRRLRAVGVTLAVLTVTLAGVLIGTLAGGRVSTEVGPFQANLTVTPALHGGTTIDVPPLGALLLDSHDGPTQLTLQFGALDQDRTEALLHDPESLNRASQTAVDDIREGVLRLGARTVAATVLVTLLLALLVFRDTRRTAWAGALALVIATGSLGTAVATLRPQAIEEPRYEGLLVNAPALIGDARQIANDYTRYAEQLQQIVGNVSQLYTTVSELPVFEPQPGTTRVLHISDLHLNPAAWPVVQAVVEQFGIDVVIDTGDITDWGSEPEANYVASIGLLRKPYVYIRGNHDSGGTTAAVAQQRNAIVLDNTTTVVAGLTIAGIGDPRFTPDKSTSPAGSGLTGETADQLIDSGDQLAETARSAPQPVDVALVHDPASAGPLSGATPLVLAGHTHNREVYRLPQQPDQSPTLLMVQGSTGGAGLRGLEGEEPTPLSMTVLYFDEEKLLQAYDDITVGGTGQAQVNLERHIVENPEAGAPAPVTPTPTR; this is encoded by the coding sequence ATGGACGGTCAGGAGAACGAGCAACAGCACAGCCGAGGCGGCCCGCCGCCGGAGACGGGCTGGAGACGGCGGGTCCGGCTGCGTCGCCAGCCGTCCGACGGCCGTTCGGCCCGCTGGCGGAGGCTGCGAGCAGTCGGGGTGACATTGGCCGTACTCACCGTGACCCTGGCCGGGGTGTTGATCGGCACGCTGGCCGGAGGCCGGGTCAGCACCGAGGTAGGGCCCTTTCAGGCGAACCTGACGGTGACCCCGGCGTTGCACGGCGGCACCACCATCGACGTACCGCCGCTCGGCGCGCTGCTGCTTGACAGCCACGACGGACCGACCCAGCTGACCCTGCAGTTCGGCGCCCTGGACCAGGACCGCACCGAGGCGCTGCTGCACGACCCGGAGAGCCTCAACCGGGCGAGCCAGACCGCCGTGGACGACATCCGCGAGGGCGTCCTGCGCCTCGGTGCCCGTACGGTCGCCGCCACGGTGCTGGTCACCCTGCTACTGGCCCTGCTGGTGTTCCGCGACACCCGCCGTACGGCCTGGGCGGGGGCGCTCGCGCTCGTGATCGCCACGGGCAGCCTGGGCACGGCGGTGGCCACCCTGCGACCTCAGGCGATCGAAGAACCACGCTACGAGGGACTCCTGGTCAACGCGCCGGCACTCATCGGCGACGCCCGCCAGATCGCCAACGACTACACCCGCTACGCCGAGCAGCTCCAGCAGATCGTCGGCAACGTCAGCCAGCTCTACACCACCGTCTCGGAGCTGCCGGTGTTCGAGCCGCAGCCCGGCACGACACGGGTGCTGCACATCTCCGACCTGCACCTGAACCCGGCTGCCTGGCCGGTCGTCCAGGCCGTGGTGGAGCAGTTCGGGATCGACGTCGTGATCGACACCGGCGACATCACCGACTGGGGCAGCGAGCCGGAGGCGAACTACGTCGCCTCGATCGGGCTCCTCCGTAAGCCCTACGTCTACATCCGCGGCAACCACGACTCGGGGGGTACGACCGCGGCCGTGGCCCAGCAGCGCAACGCCATCGTGTTGGACAACACGACCACCGTCGTCGCCGGGCTGACCATCGCCGGGATCGGTGACCCGCGCTTCACACCGGACAAGAGCACCTCCCCGGCGGGCAGCGGCCTGACCGGGGAAACCGCCGACCAGCTCATCGACAGCGGCGACCAGTTGGCCGAAACCGCCCGCAGCGCGCCCCAGCCGGTGGACGTGGCGCTGGTGCACGACCCGGCGTCGGCGGGGCCGCTGTCCGGTGCCACCCCGCTGGTACTCGCCGGGCACACCCACAACCGCGAGGTGTACCGGCTGCCCCAGCAGCCGGACCAGTCCCCCACGCTGCTGATGGTGCAGGGTTCGACCGGCGGCGCCGGCCTACGCGGCTTGGAGGGCGAGGAGCCCACCCCGTTGTCGATGACCGTGCTCTACTTCGACGAGGAGAAGCTGCTCCAGGCGTATGACGACATCACGGTCGGCGGCACCGGCCAGGCCCAGGTGAACCTCGAACGACACATCGTGGAGAACCCGGAGGCCGGGGCACCAGCCCCGGTCACCCCCACCCCGACCCGCTGA
- a CDS encoding PQQ-dependent sugar dehydrogenase codes for MSARPAHPRTLRFRTTVAASCAALLVVTGCSFGEPAPDPAGEPPTFPTPTSTEPGSTGPEVVATVLAKDLRAPWGIAFLPDGGALVTERDTGRILQVGPESDPDGLRVTVVQTLAEVTAGGEGGLMGIAVSPDYQRDQTVFVYYTAEQDNRIARLTLGEPPRPILTGIPKARTHNGGGLAFGPDGQLYASTGDAGDREQAQDGNRLGGKILRITTDGEPAPDNPFPDSPVWSLGHRNVQGLTWAADGRMYAVEFGQNTWDEINEIEPGGNYGWPEVEGRSDDSRYVNPIVWWPPADASCSGLARTEHLLATACLRGQRLWLVELTDAGTLGQPRDLLTNQYGRLRAVATAPDGSLWVSTSNHDGRGDPVAEDDRLLRLVFADGEAGRS; via the coding sequence GTGAGCGCCCGTCCCGCGCACCCGCGCACCCTCCGCTTTCGGACCACCGTCGCGGCGTCGTGCGCGGCGCTGCTGGTCGTCACCGGTTGCAGCTTCGGCGAGCCCGCGCCCGACCCGGCCGGCGAGCCCCCCACGTTCCCCACCCCGACCAGCACCGAGCCGGGGAGTACCGGGCCGGAGGTCGTCGCCACCGTGCTGGCGAAGGACCTACGAGCCCCGTGGGGCATCGCCTTCCTGCCGGATGGGGGCGCGCTGGTGACCGAGCGGGACACCGGCCGAATTCTCCAGGTCGGGCCCGAGTCCGACCCCGACGGGCTACGGGTGACCGTCGTCCAGACCCTCGCCGAGGTGACGGCAGGCGGCGAGGGCGGGCTGATGGGGATCGCCGTCTCCCCGGACTACCAGCGGGACCAGACGGTCTTCGTCTACTACACCGCCGAGCAGGACAACCGCATTGCCCGGCTCACCCTCGGCGAGCCGCCACGCCCGATCCTGACCGGCATCCCGAAGGCACGCACCCACAATGGCGGCGGCCTCGCCTTCGGCCCGGACGGGCAGCTCTACGCCAGCACCGGCGACGCCGGCGACCGGGAACAGGCGCAGGATGGCAACCGACTCGGTGGAAAGATTCTGCGGATCACCACCGACGGTGAGCCGGCACCGGACAACCCCTTCCCCGACTCGCCCGTCTGGTCGCTGGGGCACCGGAACGTGCAGGGCCTCACCTGGGCCGCCGACGGCCGGATGTACGCCGTCGAGTTCGGCCAGAACACCTGGGACGAGATCAACGAAATCGAGCCGGGAGGCAACTACGGGTGGCCGGAGGTCGAGGGCCGCTCCGACGACAGCCGATACGTCAACCCGATCGTCTGGTGGCCGCCGGCGGACGCCTCCTGCTCCGGGCTGGCCCGGACCGAGCATCTCCTCGCCACGGCCTGCCTGCGCGGACAGCGGCTCTGGCTGGTCGAGTTGACCGACGCCGGAACGCTCGGCCAACCACGCGACCTACTCACCAACCAGTACGGCCGATTGCGGGCAGTCGCCACGGCACCGGACGGCTCGCTCTGGGTGAGCACCTCGAACCACGACGGGCGCGGAGATCCGGTGGCGGAGGACGACCGTCTCCTACGCCTGGTGTTCGCGGACGGCGAAGCCGGACGAAGCTGA
- a CDS encoding transketolase-like TK C-terminal-containing protein — translation MNQHDLDVLDEIQRRVLWLATRIVDAANHERDTGDGVKVGGHQASSASLVTAMTALWFAHLGAEDRVAVKPHASPVFHAIQYLLGNLDRSYLTRLRARGGLQSYPSRTKDPDEVDFSTGSVGLGAAAPLFAAVTRRYVDAHFGVRPRSRFVALLGDAELDEGNIWEAVADPATTGLGNVMWLVDFNRQSLDRVVPGVRIDQWRGQFEAAGWHVVEVKYGRRLAAAYARPGGAALRDWIDAMPNEQYQSLFGLAGPLLRKQFLDGAPAGIAELIADIPDDELGPLVTDLGGHDLAAMLEAYAQCDAVTDRPSVVFAYTVKGWGLPMAGNPRNHSALLTTAQVDALRAAHGLNRDTEWDRLDPASAAGVRAGERREALSRAPRTRALGVSVPEATRVRANKPVSTQEVFGRVLVDLARDPQVGRYLVTTAPDVATSTNLAGFINRSGVFAPTSQRAWSEDRMLRWTESPAGQHIELGISEMNLFLLLGQLGLAWDLSGQPLLPVGTVYDPFVLRGLDAFLHGTYSGARFVVAGTPSGVTLAPEGGAHQSTLTASVGLELPGVTFVEPAYATTLDWLLCDALGQIAGGAAPAATAAPGEDGGYYFRLSTRPVDQAPFAAARSRLGDAVLRRQVLAGGYRLVDAHQAYPQLVDAPVVQLAASGAVLPEVLAAAAELAEEGIAAHVVDVTSLDRLYRAWQRTLRQGVRTATVPSVPGALRSAFVDRVPVVTVHDAASHAMAWLGSAVGAPAVPLGVDEFGQSGSVTELYELHDLLPGSIVNAALAALSLR, via the coding sequence GTGAACCAGCATGACCTCGATGTCCTCGACGAGATCCAACGCCGGGTGCTGTGGCTCGCCACCCGCATCGTGGACGCGGCCAACCACGAACGGGACACCGGCGACGGCGTGAAGGTCGGCGGGCACCAGGCGTCGAGCGCGTCGCTGGTCACCGCGATGACGGCGCTGTGGTTCGCGCACCTCGGTGCCGAGGACCGGGTCGCGGTGAAGCCGCACGCCTCCCCGGTGTTCCACGCCATCCAGTACCTGCTCGGCAACCTGGACCGGTCGTACCTGACGCGGCTGCGGGCCCGGGGTGGTCTCCAGTCGTACCCGTCCCGGACGAAGGACCCGGACGAGGTCGACTTCTCCACCGGTTCGGTGGGCCTGGGTGCGGCGGCGCCGCTCTTCGCGGCGGTCACCCGCCGCTACGTGGACGCGCACTTCGGTGTTCGTCCCCGGTCCCGGTTCGTCGCCCTCCTCGGCGACGCCGAACTGGACGAGGGCAACATCTGGGAGGCGGTCGCCGACCCGGCCACCACCGGGCTGGGCAACGTGATGTGGCTGGTCGACTTCAACCGCCAGTCGCTGGATCGGGTCGTTCCGGGTGTCCGGATCGACCAGTGGCGGGGCCAGTTCGAGGCCGCCGGCTGGCACGTCGTGGAGGTCAAGTACGGTCGCCGGCTCGCCGCCGCATACGCCCGCCCTGGCGGGGCGGCGCTGCGAGACTGGATCGACGCCATGCCGAACGAGCAGTACCAGTCCCTCTTCGGCCTCGCCGGGCCGCTGCTGCGCAAGCAGTTTCTCGACGGTGCGCCGGCCGGAATCGCGGAGCTCATCGCGGACATCCCCGATGACGAGTTGGGCCCGCTCGTCACCGATCTCGGTGGGCACGACCTGGCGGCGATGCTGGAGGCGTACGCCCAGTGCGACGCGGTCACCGACCGCCCCAGCGTGGTCTTCGCGTACACGGTGAAGGGCTGGGGGCTACCGATGGCCGGTAACCCGCGGAACCACTCGGCGCTGCTCACCACCGCGCAGGTGGACGCTTTGCGGGCTGCGCACGGCCTCAACCGGGACACCGAGTGGGACCGGCTCGATCCGGCGTCGGCGGCCGGTGTCCGGGCCGGGGAGCGCCGGGAGGCGCTGTCCCGCGCGCCACGCACGCGTGCGCTGGGTGTCAGCGTTCCGGAGGCGACCCGGGTACGCGCGAACAAGCCGGTCTCCACCCAGGAGGTCTTCGGCCGGGTGCTGGTTGACCTGGCTCGTGACCCGCAGGTCGGGCGTTACCTCGTCACCACCGCACCAGATGTGGCGACCTCGACCAACCTGGCCGGGTTCATCAACCGATCCGGGGTGTTCGCGCCCACCTCGCAGCGCGCGTGGTCCGAGGATCGGATGTTGCGGTGGACGGAGAGCCCGGCCGGCCAGCACATCGAGCTGGGCATCTCGGAGATGAACCTGTTCCTGCTACTCGGGCAGCTCGGCCTGGCCTGGGACCTGTCCGGGCAGCCGCTGCTGCCGGTGGGCACCGTGTACGACCCGTTCGTACTGCGGGGCCTGGACGCCTTCCTCCACGGCACCTACTCCGGTGCCCGGTTCGTGGTCGCGGGCACCCCCTCGGGCGTCACCCTCGCGCCGGAGGGGGGCGCGCACCAGTCGACGCTCACCGCCAGCGTCGGCCTGGAACTGCCGGGGGTCACCTTTGTCGAGCCCGCCTACGCCACCACCCTGGACTGGCTGCTCTGCGACGCGTTGGGGCAGATCGCCGGGGGAGCGGCGCCGGCCGCGACCGCCGCGCCCGGAGAGGACGGGGGATACTACTTCCGGCTCAGCACCCGTCCGGTTGACCAGGCTCCGTTCGCGGCTGCCCGGAGCCGGCTCGGCGACGCCGTGCTGCGTCGGCAGGTGCTCGCCGGCGGCTACCGGCTGGTCGATGCCCACCAGGCGTACCCGCAGCTCGTCGACGCCCCGGTCGTGCAGCTCGCCGCCTCCGGCGCGGTCCTGCCCGAGGTTCTCGCCGCCGCGGCCGAGCTGGCCGAGGAGGGGATCGCCGCGCACGTCGTGGATGTGACCAGCCTGGACCGCCTCTACCGGGCCTGGCAGCGTACCCTGCGCCAGGGGGTCCGCACCGCCACCGTGCCGAGCGTTCCTGGCGCGCTGCGTTCGGCCTTCGTCGACCGGGTGCCGGTGGTCACCGTGCATGACGCCGCGTCGCACGCGATGGCGTGGCTCGGCTCGGCGGTCGGCGCCCCGGCGGTACCCCTGGGTGTGGACGAGTTCGGTCAGTCCGGCAGCGTCACCGAGCTGTACGAGCTGCACGACCTGCTGCCGGGCAGCATTGTCAACGCGGCCCTCGCCGCGCTCTCTCTGCGCTGA